In a genomic window of Magnolia sinica isolate HGM2019 chromosome 16, MsV1, whole genome shotgun sequence:
- the LOC131229061 gene encoding uncharacterized protein LOC131229061, giving the protein MGGIIDRAGGFTVSGPNLFHLARSEHTRSIAFILCLFFLLVLMSCSFLQLFPDHSLASSSVISIRSGLPRSDLLTRGTAKEMSGRPQLRKMKMPIEAEMERLKAVSTKTSLASATLPSLPSAPSGKAVAPATDRLMAEAAIATIPPANWV; this is encoded by the exons ATGGGGGGAATCATTGACAGAGCTGGAGGGTTTACGGTGTCAGGTCCCAACCTCTTTCACCTTGCTAGGTCGGAACACACCCGAAGCATTGCATTTATACTTTGCTTATTCTTTCTATTGGTGCTGATGTCATGTTCTTTTCTGCAACTTTTCCCAGATCACAGCCTAGCCTCTTCGTCTGTCATTAGTATCAGATCAGGATTGCCTAGGAGCGACCTGTTGACCAGAGGGACTGCAAAAG AGATGTCTGGTCGCCCTCAactgaggaagatgaagatgccGATTGAGGCCGAGATGGAGAGGTTAAAGGCTGTCTCAACGAAGACATCACTGGCTTCTGCGACTCTTCCTTCTCTTCCCAGTGCCCCTTCGGGCAAGGCTGTAGCCCCCGCAACTGATCGACTAATGGCTGAGGCTGCCATTGCTACCATCCCCCCGGCCAACTGGGTGTAG